From the Musa acuminata AAA Group cultivar baxijiao chromosome BXJ1-2, Cavendish_Baxijiao_AAA, whole genome shotgun sequence genome, one window contains:
- the LOC103974310 gene encoding L-ascorbate oxidase homolog — protein MSGAVFIALCLVLGLSGVRAEDPYLFFTWNVTYGTIAPLGVPQQGILINGQFPGPNINSTTNNNIVINVFNNLDQPFLLSWNGIQQRKNSWQDGLAGTNCPIQPGKNFTYHFQVKDQIGSFFYFPSLGMHKAAGGFGGLRINSRLLIPVPFDPPADDYTVLIGDWYAKDHKALAGILDAGRSIGLPDGVIINGKTGKDRTGKDGKPLFVMESGKVYRYRICNTGIRASLNFRIQGHSMELVEIDGSHTMQNLYDSLDVHVGQCYSVLVTANQAPGDYYLVASTRFMKKELTATGIVRYAGSKVPPSAVLPKAPTGWAWSFNQWRSFRWNLTASAARPNPQGSFHYGSINITRTIKFANSRAVVGGKSRFALNGVSHVDVDTPLKHLEYFGVADKFFKYNLTGDEPREGSGPVNLAPNVITVEFRTFVEVIFENPEKGPQFYHLDGYSFFAVGMGPGKWKPESRKRYNLLDAVSRHAIQVYPKSWTAIMLTFDNAGMWNLRSELWERRYLGQQLYISVQSPARSLRDEYSLPDTVLLCGAVASLPKPPPYT, from the exons atgtCGGGTGCCGTGTTCATCGCCCTGTGCTTGGTGTTGGGCCTCTCCGGCGTCCGCGCCGAGGACCCTTACCTCTTCTTCACGTGGAACGTGACCTACGGCACCATCGCCCCCTTGGGCGTCCCTCAGCAGGGCATCCTCATCAATGGCCAGTTTCCCGGCCCCAACATCAATTCCACCACCAACAACAACATCGTCATCAACGTCTTCAACAACCTCGATCAGCCCTTCCTTCTCTCATG GAACGGGATTCAGCAGAGGAAGAACTCGTGGCAAGACGGTCTGGCCGGCACCAACTGCCCCATCCAGCCCGGCAAGAACTTTACTTACCACTTCCAGGTGAAGGACCAGATCGGCAGCTTCTTCTACTTCCCGTCATTGGGCATGCACAAGGCGGCCGGTGGCTTCGGTGGCCTCCGGATCAACAGTCGCCTCCTCATCCCGGTGCCGTTCGACCCCCCAGCCGATGATTACACCGTCCTCATCGGCGACTGGTATGCCAAGGACCACAAGGCTCTCGCCGGGATCCTCGACGCGGGCCGCAGCATCGGCCTCCCCGACGGCGTCATCATTAACGGCAAGACCGGCAAGGACAGAACCGGCAAAGACGGCAAGCCGCTGTTCGTAATGGAGTCCGGGAAGGTCTACCGCTACCGCATCTGCAACACCGGGATCAGGGCCTCCCTCAACTTCCGCATCCAGGGCCACTCCatggagctggtggagatcgacgGGTCGCACACCATGCAGAACTTGTACGACTCCCTCGACGTCCACGTTGGGCAGTGCTACTCCGTCCTCGTCACCGCCAACCAGGCCCCCGGCGACTACTACCTGGTGGCGTCCACCCGGTTCATGAAGAAGGAGCTCACCGCCACTGGCATCGTCCGCTACGCTGGCTCCAAGGTCCCGCCGTCGGCAGTCCTCCCCAAGGCACCCACGGGCTGGGCCTGGTCGTTCAACCAGTGGCGCTCCTTCCGATGGAACCTCACCGCCAGCGCCGCCCGGCCGAATCCCCAGGGCTCCTTTCATTACGGCAGCATCAACATCACCCGCACCATCAAGTTCGCCAACTCGCGCGCCGTCGTCGGCGGTAAGAGCCGGTTCGCGCTCAATGGCGTCTCGCACGTGGACGTCGACACCCCGCTCAAGCACCTGGAATACTTCGGCGTCGCTGACAAGTTCTTCAAGTACAACCTCACCGGCGACGAGCCGCGGGAGGGCAGCGGTCCGGTCAACCTGGCCCCCAACGTCATCACGGTGGAGTTCAGGACCTTCGTGGAGGTCATCTTCGAGAACCCTGAGAAGGGGCCGCAGTTCTACCACTTGGATGGCTATTCCTTCTTCGCCGTCGG AATGGGGCCAGGGAAGTGGAAGCCGGAGAGTAGGAAGCGGTACAACCTCCTCGACGCGGTGAGCAGGCACGCGATTCAGGTGTACCCCAAGTCATGGACGGCGATCATGCTGACGTTCGACAACGCCGGGATGTGGAACCTGAGGTCGGAGCTGTGGGAGAGGCGTTACCTGGGCCAGCAGCTCTACATCAGCGTGCAGTCACCGGCGCGGTCGCTCAGGGACGAGTACAGCCTGCCGGACACGGTTTTGCTCTGCGGGGCGGTCGCCAGCCTCCCCAAGCCGCCTCCCTACACTTAA
- the LOC135595920 gene encoding probable galacturonosyltransferase 7 isoform X2, producing the protein MKGYGAAAGVVSTAAQAASKRRSKGQAAAVFVLVFFSMLVPLVFLLGLHNRFPSGYLADDRSQQESSFEIYHHVDRGEEKNPSEDDRPLIHNVLNNFVPTFQEDTESVSPDKELYKRINDTVSSPSTSEPKDANSQAVSKDNVPNLKGPPVENNGVAKETSSLPNRTDAKSGNHDHSIGSNVGETERSCELEFGSYCLWSKEHREVMKDSVVKRLKDQLFVARAYYPSIAKLQGQENLTRELKLNIQDHERILSEAVSDPDLPPYIERKMHKMDQVIAKAKSCSVDCNNVDRKLRQILDLTEDEAHFHMKQSAYLYQLGVQTMSKSFHCLSMRLTVEYFKSPSAEIEHSFANKIDNPSSQHYVIFSRNILALSVTINSTVMNSEESDNMVFHVLTDKQNFYSMKHWFARNSYRNAAIHVLNFDELDLNHFVGLDLEALSMSEEFRISTHTIAQPSSLQMRTKYISVFGHSHFLLSDIFKNLKKVIVLDDDVVVQKDISFLWNLDLGGKVNGATEFCGVKLGQLKSYLGTSRYDGNSCVWMSGLNIIDLDKWREHDITGMYRRFLRELNHENEASWRTATLPASLLVFHGQIYSLDDTLFRQGLGHDYGVPDETVKNAAVLHYDGNMKPWLDLGIPKYKKYWKKYLTQEERFMDECNVNP; encoded by the exons ATGAAAGGGTACGGCGCCGCCGCCGGCGTGGTCTCGACGGCAGCGCAGGCGGCGTCGAAGCGGCGGTCGAAGGGGCAAGCTGCGGCCGTCTTCGTCTTGGTCTTCTTCTCGATGCTTGTTCCCCTCGTCTTCCTCCTCGGCCTCCACAACCGCTTCCCGTCCG GATACCTGGCTGACGATCGCTCCCAACAG GAAAGCAGCTTCGAAATCTACCATCACGTGGATCGTGGTGAAGAGAAGAATCCCTCCGag GATGATCGGCCGTTGATTCATAACGTCTTAAACAATTTTGTACCAACCTTCCAAGAG GATACTGAAAGTGTATCTCCCGATAAAGAATTGTACAAGAGAATCAATGACACTGTTAGTTCTCCATCTACTTCAGAACCAAAGGATGCCAATTCTCAGGCTGTGTCGAAGGATAACGTGCCCAATTTGAAAG GTCCACCTGTAGAAAATAATGGTGTTGCAAAAGAAACTTCATCTCTGCCTAACAGA ACTGATGCGAAATCTGGGAATCATGACCATTCCATAGGTTCAAATGTTGGTGAGACTGAGAGATCTTGTGAACTTGAATTTGGGAGCTATTGCCTCTGGTCCAAGGAACACAGAGAAGTAATGAAAGATTCTGTTGTGAAGAGACTCAAGGATCAGTTGTTTGTGGCAAGAGCTTACTATCCAAGCATTGCAAAACTTCAGGGACAGGAAAACCTGACACGTGAACTGAAGCTGAACATTCAGGATCATGAGCGTATTCTTAGTGAAGCAGTTTCTGATCCTGATCTTCCACCATA CATAGAGAGGAAGATGCACAAGATGGATCAGGTTATTGCAAAAGCCAAATCATGCTCTGTAGATTGCAATAATGTTGACAGGAAACTAAGACAGATACTTGATCTGACAGAAGATGAAGCTCATTTTCATATGAAGCAAAGTGCATACCTTTATCAGCTTGGTGTCCAGACCATGTCCAAAAGTTTCCATTGCCTTTCAATGAGACTGACAGTAGAGTATTTCAAATCTCCGTCGGCAGAGATTGAGCATTCATTTGCTAATAAAATCGATAATCCAAGTTCTCAACACTATGTAATCTTTTCAAGAAATATACTAGCATTATCGGTAACAATTAATTCTACCGTAATGAACTCCGAG GAATCTGATAACATGGTTTTCCATGTGCTCACTGATAAACAGAACTTTTATTCTATGAAGCATTGGTTTGCTAGAAATTCTTACAGAAATGCAGCAATTCACGTCTTGAACTTTGATGAGCTTGATCTTAATCATTTTGTGGGGTTAGATTTggaagcactgtcaatgtctgaggaGTTCCGTATCTCCACTCATACTATTGCTCAACCATCCTCTCTGCAGATGAGAACTAAATATATTTCAGTATTTGGTCATTCCCATTTTCTTCTTTCCGATATATTCAAGAATCTAAAGAAGGTAATCGTTTTGGATGATGATGTCGTTGTCCAAAAAGATATATCATTCTTGTGGAATCTTGATTTGGGAGGAAAAGTAAATGGTGCCACAGAATTTTGTGGGGTCAAATTGGGTCAACTGAAATCATATTTGGGCACCAGTAGGTACGATGGTAATTCTTGTGTCTGGATGTCTGGACTAAACATAATTGATTTGGATAAATGGAGAGAACATGATATCACTGGAATGTACAGACGATTTCTCCGTGAG TTGAATCATGAAAATGAAGCATCATGGAGAACTGCAACACTTCCAGCAAGTTTACTTGTCTTTCATGGTCAGATATATTCTCTGGATGATACTTTGTTTCGGCAAGGACTTGGTCATGATTATGGAGTCCCCGATGAGACTGTAAAAAATGCGGCAGTGTTGCATTATGATGGCAACATGAAGCCTTGGCTTGATCTCGGCATTCCAAAGTACAAGAAGTACTGGAAGAAGTACCTTACGCAAGAAGAGAGGTTCATGGATGAATGCAATGTTAATCCATAA
- the LOC135595920 gene encoding probable galacturonosyltransferase 7 isoform X1 has product MKGYGAAAGVVSTAAQAASKRRSKGQAAAVFVLVFFSMLVPLVFLLGLHNRFPSGYLADDRSQQESSFEIYHHVDRGEEKNPSEDDRPLIHNVLNNFVPTFQEDTESVSPDKELYKRINDTVSSPSTSEPKDANSQAVSKDNVPNLKGATPSPSIIIGPPVENNGVAKETSSLPNRTDAKSGNHDHSIGSNVGETERSCELEFGSYCLWSKEHREVMKDSVVKRLKDQLFVARAYYPSIAKLQGQENLTRELKLNIQDHERILSEAVSDPDLPPYIERKMHKMDQVIAKAKSCSVDCNNVDRKLRQILDLTEDEAHFHMKQSAYLYQLGVQTMSKSFHCLSMRLTVEYFKSPSAEIEHSFANKIDNPSSQHYVIFSRNILALSVTINSTVMNSEESDNMVFHVLTDKQNFYSMKHWFARNSYRNAAIHVLNFDELDLNHFVGLDLEALSMSEEFRISTHTIAQPSSLQMRTKYISVFGHSHFLLSDIFKNLKKVIVLDDDVVVQKDISFLWNLDLGGKVNGATEFCGVKLGQLKSYLGTSRYDGNSCVWMSGLNIIDLDKWREHDITGMYRRFLRELNHENEASWRTATLPASLLVFHGQIYSLDDTLFRQGLGHDYGVPDETVKNAAVLHYDGNMKPWLDLGIPKYKKYWKKYLTQEERFMDECNVNP; this is encoded by the exons ATGAAAGGGTACGGCGCCGCCGCCGGCGTGGTCTCGACGGCAGCGCAGGCGGCGTCGAAGCGGCGGTCGAAGGGGCAAGCTGCGGCCGTCTTCGTCTTGGTCTTCTTCTCGATGCTTGTTCCCCTCGTCTTCCTCCTCGGCCTCCACAACCGCTTCCCGTCCG GATACCTGGCTGACGATCGCTCCCAACAG GAAAGCAGCTTCGAAATCTACCATCACGTGGATCGTGGTGAAGAGAAGAATCCCTCCGag GATGATCGGCCGTTGATTCATAACGTCTTAAACAATTTTGTACCAACCTTCCAAGAG GATACTGAAAGTGTATCTCCCGATAAAGAATTGTACAAGAGAATCAATGACACTGTTAGTTCTCCATCTACTTCAGAACCAAAGGATGCCAATTCTCAGGCTGTGTCGAAGGATAACGTGCCCAATTTGAAAGGTGCAACGCCCAGCCCCAGTATTATTATAG GTCCACCTGTAGAAAATAATGGTGTTGCAAAAGAAACTTCATCTCTGCCTAACAGA ACTGATGCGAAATCTGGGAATCATGACCATTCCATAGGTTCAAATGTTGGTGAGACTGAGAGATCTTGTGAACTTGAATTTGGGAGCTATTGCCTCTGGTCCAAGGAACACAGAGAAGTAATGAAAGATTCTGTTGTGAAGAGACTCAAGGATCAGTTGTTTGTGGCAAGAGCTTACTATCCAAGCATTGCAAAACTTCAGGGACAGGAAAACCTGACACGTGAACTGAAGCTGAACATTCAGGATCATGAGCGTATTCTTAGTGAAGCAGTTTCTGATCCTGATCTTCCACCATA CATAGAGAGGAAGATGCACAAGATGGATCAGGTTATTGCAAAAGCCAAATCATGCTCTGTAGATTGCAATAATGTTGACAGGAAACTAAGACAGATACTTGATCTGACAGAAGATGAAGCTCATTTTCATATGAAGCAAAGTGCATACCTTTATCAGCTTGGTGTCCAGACCATGTCCAAAAGTTTCCATTGCCTTTCAATGAGACTGACAGTAGAGTATTTCAAATCTCCGTCGGCAGAGATTGAGCATTCATTTGCTAATAAAATCGATAATCCAAGTTCTCAACACTATGTAATCTTTTCAAGAAATATACTAGCATTATCGGTAACAATTAATTCTACCGTAATGAACTCCGAG GAATCTGATAACATGGTTTTCCATGTGCTCACTGATAAACAGAACTTTTATTCTATGAAGCATTGGTTTGCTAGAAATTCTTACAGAAATGCAGCAATTCACGTCTTGAACTTTGATGAGCTTGATCTTAATCATTTTGTGGGGTTAGATTTggaagcactgtcaatgtctgaggaGTTCCGTATCTCCACTCATACTATTGCTCAACCATCCTCTCTGCAGATGAGAACTAAATATATTTCAGTATTTGGTCATTCCCATTTTCTTCTTTCCGATATATTCAAGAATCTAAAGAAGGTAATCGTTTTGGATGATGATGTCGTTGTCCAAAAAGATATATCATTCTTGTGGAATCTTGATTTGGGAGGAAAAGTAAATGGTGCCACAGAATTTTGTGGGGTCAAATTGGGTCAACTGAAATCATATTTGGGCACCAGTAGGTACGATGGTAATTCTTGTGTCTGGATGTCTGGACTAAACATAATTGATTTGGATAAATGGAGAGAACATGATATCACTGGAATGTACAGACGATTTCTCCGTGAG TTGAATCATGAAAATGAAGCATCATGGAGAACTGCAACACTTCCAGCAAGTTTACTTGTCTTTCATGGTCAGATATATTCTCTGGATGATACTTTGTTTCGGCAAGGACTTGGTCATGATTATGGAGTCCCCGATGAGACTGTAAAAAATGCGGCAGTGTTGCATTATGATGGCAACATGAAGCCTTGGCTTGATCTCGGCATTCCAAAGTACAAGAAGTACTGGAAGAAGTACCTTACGCAAGAAGAGAGGTTCATGGATGAATGCAATGTTAATCCATAA